AAAATATCACGTCGCTTGGCGCCGATAGCTTTGCGTATGCCGATTTCTCGTGTCCGTTCCGATACGGAAACCAGCATGATGTTCATAATGCCGATGCTGCCCACAATGAGCGAGATAGCGCCTACGCTGCTCAAGAAAATCGAGAAGGCAGCTAATGACTGCTGCATGCTGCTCAGGACTTCCCGCATGTCCCTGATGGTGAAGTCATCTGCGCCCCCTGGCCCGATATAATGCCGTGCCCTTATTATCGAGGTTATTTCGGCAATAGCAGAATCTACTTGGTCCGGGCTGACTGCCTTTACGGCAATCTGCTGGATATTGTTGCCACCGACTATTTTTGATTGCATTGTTGTAAGCGGCATCAATATATAGTCATCTCCTGCAAAGCCCCCCATCTTTTGAATGGTGCCGATGACCTGGAATTTAATGCCGTCAACGCGCAGGCTCTTGCCCAGTGGGGATTCGCTGCCGAATAAGTCCAAAGCCGTCTGGTAGCCAACTATTACCACGTTCTGCCTTGCTGTGATATCCTGCTCGGAGATAAATCTACCTTTATCTACAGTATAAGCCCTTATTTGTGCTATCGTGGGCGTAACACCGGTGGCCTGTATATTCACGTTGTTGTTACTGTAAGACACATTTACACCTTTGCTAAGCGTAGGCGACACTACAGCTATTGATGGTGCCATCTTCTGGTCTGCCAGTGCTTGGGCATCTTCAAGTGTGAGGTCACGCACAGTTTTTGTTGTCTTGTCTGCCGAGCTGGATATATAAAGCGCGCTGGCCCCCATATTCTCAAAAGTTGTTTTCATACTGGCCTGAAACCCTTGGCCTAGGGCAACCAGCAGGACCACAGCGCAGACGCCAATCACAACACCAAGCATCGTCAGCGAGGACCGCAGTTTATTGGAAAATATAGATCGCCAGGCTGTTCTGGTGCTCTCCCAGATGTTCATCGTTTCTTTTCCTCGATGACCTTACCATCCCTGAGATAGATAGTTCTATGAGTATATGCTGCTATATCTTCTTCGTGGGTAACTACGATCACAGTAATACCTTTCTTACACTGTTCAAGTAAAAGAGACATGATTGTGCGGCTCGAGGCGGTATCAAGGTTACCGGTGGGTTCATCAGCAAGTATTATCACAGGGTTGTTTACTAGGGCACGGGCGATTGCTACCCTTTGTTGCTCGCCGCCAGAAAGTTCGGTCGGGTGGTGGTGTGCCCTTTTGCCTATGCCGACCGATTCCAGGGCATCGAGGGCACGCTGGTGCCTGTGATTTTGACCCGAATATATCAGCGGCAATTCTACATTATCTACTGCGGTCAATTTAGGTAAAAGGTTGTAAGACTGGAAAACGAAACCTAATTTGTTATTTCTTATTACCGCCAGGTTATCGTCCTTAAGGCTGGAGACATCCTGTCCCTCCAGGCGATAGCTTCCAATAGTCGGCCTATCTAAGCAGCCGAGTATGTTCATCATGGTAGATTTGCCAGAACCGGATGCCCCCATGATGGAAACCATCTCACCTTTCTGGCAGTGAAAAGAGATATCGTCTAAGGCAGTGACCTTCACCTCACCCATGTCGTATATCTTAGTTGCATTTTCTAATTCAATCATATCCTAACACCAAACTTACAAACATTATGCGATATGCGGGGTTGCCATCTTAGCGTATAGGGACGCGCATCATACCTGGCGTTCCCCGACGCTGTGTATTAGTACCTGTGCTGGGCGTCAGATTTGATACAGTAACTTTCTCCCCTTCTTTTAATCCCTCTAACACCTCGGCGTATTGGAAGTTTTGTCTGCCCAGAGTGATCCGCCGTAACTCGGACTGGCCTGTGGCCTCGTCTATCACCGCCACCATGGGTCCCGAAGGTGTATTGACAATCACTGATACGGGCACCAGCAATGTGTTCTTGGCGCTGTAGATACTGATATCGGCAGTAGCGCTTAAGCCACCCCTGAGCTCGATATCAGTCGGGTCCAGCTCGATGGTGACATCAAATTTAATTACATTGCCCGACTGTGTGCCAAAGGGTGAAATGAATTTCACTGTTCCTGTGAACACCTTATTTGGTACAGCGTCTATGGTAATCGTGGCCTTTTGTCCACGTTTGACTTTCATAATATCGATTTCATCGACAAGCCCCTGGAACTCTATAGATTTAGTATCTACGAGCTTGACAGCTGTCCTGGAGGAATAATCCTGGGCAGACAGGACGTAGGACTTTTTAAGGTCCACGCTGACCACAGTGCCGTCGGAAGGGGCTATGATGGCAGTCTTCATGATATCCTGCTTGGCCTCATATAAAGATATTTCTGAGCTT
The Chloroflexota bacterium genome window above contains:
- a CDS encoding FtsX-like permease family protein translates to MNIWESTRTAWRSIFSNKLRSSLTMLGVVIGVCAVVLLVALGQGFQASMKTTFENMGASALYISSSADKTTKTVRDLTLEDAQALADQKMAPSIAVVSPTLSKGVNVSYSNNNVNIQATGVTPTIAQIRAYTVDKGRFISEQDITARQNVVIVGYQTALDLFGSESPLGKSLRVDGIKFQVIGTIQKMGGFAGDDYILMPLTTMQSKIVGGNNIQQIAVKAVSPDQVDSAIAEITSIIRARHYIGPGGADDFTIRDMREVLSSMQQSLAAFSIFLSSVGAISLIVGSIGIMNIMLVSVSERTREIGIRKAIGAKRRDILTQFLIEAAALSFTGGLIGLLIAVGGSLLMGNITMGNSTFQAQISLGVVILALTVSIGTGLISGTYPAFRAARLDPIECLRHE
- a CDS encoding ABC transporter ATP-binding protein; amino-acid sequence: MIELENATKIYDMGEVKVTALDDISFHCQKGEMVSIMGASGSGKSTMMNILGCLDRPTIGSYRLEGQDVSSLKDDNLAVIRNNKLGFVFQSYNLLPKLTAVDNVELPLIYSGQNHRHQRALDALESVGIGKRAHHHPTELSGGEQQRVAIARALVNNPVIILADEPTGNLDTASSRTIMSLLLEQCKKGITVIVVTHEEDIAAYTHRTIYLRDGKVIEEKKR